The Brassica napus cultivar Da-Ae chromosome C7, Da-Ae, whole genome shotgun sequence genome has a segment encoding these proteins:
- the LOC106425346 gene encoding cyclin-T1-3 isoform X1 has product MGEEHQRKRSRQHYEAEEARHLSLRECETSKWYFNREEIERSSPSRKDGIDLPKESFLRSSYCSFLQRLGMQLHVSQVTIGCAMVMCHRFYMRQSHAKNDWQYLQTIATASLFLACKAEDEPCQLSNVVVASYEIIFEWDPSASIRIHQTECYHEFKEIILAGERLLLDTSAFHLLDVELPYKPLAAALNRLNAWPDLATAAWNFVHDWLRTTLCLQYKPHVIATATVHLAATFQNAKVGSRRDWWLEFGVTTKLLKEVIQEMYMLIEVNRRRAMPPPRREVAWAVPTVIKPPVHFARGYPFHSYPMQSYRQPGIW; this is encoded by the exons ATGGGAGAGGAGCATCAGAGAAAGCGGTCTCGACAACATTATGAAGCAGAGGAGGCCAGACACTTATCTTTGCGGGAATGCGAAACGTCAAAGTGGTATTTCAACAGGGAAGAGATTGAGCGTTCCTCTCCATCTAGAAAAGATGGGATTGACCTGCCCAAGGAGTCGTTTCTACGGTCTTCTTATTGCTCATTCCTTCAAAGACTTGGCATGCAGCTTCATGT GTCCCAGGTTACAATAGGATGTGCTATGGTGATGTGCCACCGGTTTTACATGCGCCAATCTCATGCAAAAAATGACTGGCAG TATTTGCAGACGATAGCAACTGCCAGTCTGTTCCTCGCTTGCAAAGCTGAAGATGAGCCGTGTCAACTGTCCAACGTTGTTGTTGCATCTTATGAAATAATCTTTGAGTGGGATCCTTCTGCCTCAATTAGAATTCATCAAACT GAATGCTACCATGAatttaaagaaattattttgGCCGGGGAGAGGCTTCTGCTGGACACAAGTGCTTTCCATCTCCTAGACGTTGAACTTCCCTACAAACCTCTGGCTGCAGCCTTGAATAGGCTGAACGCTTGGCCTGACCTTGCAACAGCTGCTTGGAATTTTGTGCATGACTG GCTTCGAACGACACTGTGTTTGCAGTACAAACCCCATGTTATCGCAACTGCCACTGTGCACCTAGCTGCCACGTTTCAGAACGCGAAAGTTGGCAGCAGGAGAGATTGGTGGTTGGAGTTTGGAGTAACCACCAAGTTATTAAAAG AGGTAATCCAGGAGATGTACATGCTGATAGAAGTGAACAGAAGGAGGGCTATGCCGCCTCCAAGAAGAGAAGTAGCATGGGCAGTACCTACAGTCATAAAGCCGCCGGTCCATTTTGCTAGAGGCTACCCGTTTCACAGCTACCCTATGCAGTCCTATAGACAGCCTGGCATCTGGTGA
- the LOC106425342 gene encoding splicing factor U2af small subunit A has product MAEHLASIFGTEKDRVNCPFYFKIGACRHGDRCSRLHNRPTISPTLLLSNMYQRPDMITPGVDANGQPLDPRKIQEHFEDFFEDLFEELGKFGEIESLNICDNLADHMIGNVYVQFKEEDQAAAALQALQGRFYSGRPIIADFSPVTDFREATCRQYEENNCNRGGYCNFMHVKLVSRELRRKLFGRSRRSYRRGSGSRSRSRSISPRHKREYDWRDPPHREFSHRDRDGEFYRHGSGKRSSERSEKGDRDGSRRRHGSPPPRRGGSPGGGREGSEERRARIEQWNREREEKEEGGGA; this is encoded by the coding sequence ATGGCGGAGCATTTAGCTTCGATCTTTGGTACCGAAAAGGACAGAGTGAACTGTCCCTTCTACTTCAAGATTGGCGCTTGCCGTCACGGTGACCGCTGCTCTCGTCTCCACAACCGTCCTACCATCTCCCCAACACTCCTCCTCTCCAACATGTACCAGAGACCCGACATGATCACCCCCGGTGTCGATGCAAATGGCCAGCCCCTCGACCCGCGCAAGATCCAAGAGCACTTTGAGGATTTCTTCGAGGATCTCTTTGAGGAACTCGGCAAGTTTGGCGAGATTGAAAGCCTCAACATTTGTGACAACCTTGCTGATCACATGATTGGCAACGTCTATGTTCAGTTTAAGGAAGAGGATCAGGCTGCAGCCGCTTTGCAGGCTCTGCAAGGTAGGTTTTATTCGGGGCGTCCCATCATTGCCGATTTCTCTCCTGTCACGGATTTTCGGGAAGCCACGTGTAGGCAGTATGAAGAGAACAACTGTAACCGTGGTGGGTATTGTAACTTTATGCACGTGAAGCTTGTTTCGAGGGAGCTGAGGAGGAAACTCTTTGGGAGGTCTAGGCGGTCTTACCGCAGGGGAAGTGGAAGTAGAAGCAGGAGTAGGAGTATAAGCCCTAGGCATAAGAGAGAGTATGACTGGCGTGATCCTCCTCACAGAGAGTTTAGTCACCGGGACAGAGATGGCGAGTTTTACAGGCATGGAAGTGGGAAAAGGAGTAGTGAGAGGTCGGAGAAGGGAGACAGGGACGGTTCAAGGAGGAGACATGGAAGCCCTCCTCCTAGACGAGGAGGGAGCCCTGGTGGTGGGAGAGAAGGAAGCGAGGAGAGGAGGGCAAGGATTGAGCAATGGAACAGAGAACGGGAGGAGAAGGAAGAGGGAGGAGGAGCATAA
- the LOC106425449 gene encoding probable beta-1,4-xylosyltransferase IRX9H, translating to MASIRRTLSPLYHDRAFDNGGAPFSPSSISSRTSKHNSSQFLSFLTATTDPKSSRRGPWRRPLYQFLAFFLIGFLLGMTPFGQIDDINGTDRSNFEIKPPNSVKREEVGVDGVSFVAEEKKKEDFDLVVPRKLVIVVTPTYNRAMQGYYLNRVAQTLRLVEPPVLWIVVEGNAASFETSEILRKTGVMYRHLVCKRNMTSIKDRGVHQRNTALEHIELHKLDGIVYFADDDNVYSLELFQSLREIRRFGTWPVAMLAPSKNKAILEGPVCNGSQVIGWHTNEKSKRLRRFHVDMSGFAFNSTILWDPKRWKRPFPHPTRQLDTVKEGFQETTFIEQVVADESDMESVPPACSRILNWHLHLDALDVPYPQGWVMQKNLEAVITVR from the exons ATGGCTTCAATCCGGCGAACTCTCTCGCCGCTCTACCACGATCGTGCCTTCGACAACGGAGGCGCACCGTTCTCCCCCTCCTCTATCTCATCCCGCACCAGTAAACACAACTCCTCGCAGTTTCTCTCGTTCCTCACAGCGACGACTGATCCCAAAAGCTCCCGCAGAGGTCCATGGCGGCGACCGTTGTACCAATTCCTCGCTTTCTTTCTCATCGGATTCCTCTTAGGTATGACACCGTTCGGTCAAATCGATGACATCAACGGTACGGATCGGTCCAACTTCGAGATCAAACCTCCCAACAGCGTGAAACGGGAAGAGGTAGGCGTAGATGGAGTAAGTTTCGTggcggaggagaagaagaaggaggattTCGATTTAGTTGTGCCGAGGAAGCTCGTGATTGTGGTGACACCAACGTACAATCGAGCGATGCAGGGGTATTACTTGAACAGAGTTGCTCAGACGCTGAGGCTAGTGGAGCCTCCTGTGTTGTGGATAGTGGTGGAGGGCAATGCGGCGTCGTTTGAGACTTCGGAGATTCTGAGGAAGACTGGGGTGATGTATAGACACTTGGTTTGTAAGAGGAATATGACGAGTATTAAGGATAGAGGTGTTCATCAGAGGAATACTGCGTTGGAACATATTGAGTTGCATAAGCTTGATGGGATTGTTTACTTTGCTGATGATGATAATGTCTACTCGCTTGAGCTGTTTCAGAGCTTGAGAGAGATTAG GCGATTTGGAACTTGGCCTGTTGCAATGCTTGCGCCAAGCAAAAACAAGGCCATCCTTGAAGGGCCAGTATGCAATGGAAGTCAAGTAATAGGATGGCACACTAATGAAAAGAGTAAAAGACTACGGAGGTTCCATGTGGATATGTCAGGGTTTGCTTTCAACAGCACCATACTCTGGGACCCTAAAAGGTGGAAACGTCCTTTTCCACATCCAACCCGCCAACTAGACACAGTGAAGGAAGGTTTCCAA GAGACAACATTTATAGAGCAGGTGGTAGCAGATGAAAGCGACATGGAAAGTGTTCCACCAGCTTGCTCGAGGATACTGAACTGGCATCTTCACTTGGATGCACTAGATGTCCCTTACCCACAGGGGTGGGTGATGCAGAAGAATCTCGAAGCTGTCATAACTGTGAGATAG
- the LOC106425346 gene encoding cyclin-T1-3 isoform X2, with protein sequence MGEEHQRKRSRQHYEAEEARHLSLRECETSKWYFNREEIERSSPSRKDGIDLPKESFLRSSYCSFLQRLGMQLHVSQVTIGCAMVMCHRFYMRQSHAKNDWQTIATASLFLACKAEDEPCQLSNVVVASYEIIFEWDPSASIRIHQTECYHEFKEIILAGERLLLDTSAFHLLDVELPYKPLAAALNRLNAWPDLATAAWNFVHDWLRTTLCLQYKPHVIATATVHLAATFQNAKVGSRRDWWLEFGVTTKLLKEVIQEMYMLIEVNRRRAMPPPRREVAWAVPTVIKPPVHFARGYPFHSYPMQSYRQPGIW encoded by the exons ATGGGAGAGGAGCATCAGAGAAAGCGGTCTCGACAACATTATGAAGCAGAGGAGGCCAGACACTTATCTTTGCGGGAATGCGAAACGTCAAAGTGGTATTTCAACAGGGAAGAGATTGAGCGTTCCTCTCCATCTAGAAAAGATGGGATTGACCTGCCCAAGGAGTCGTTTCTACGGTCTTCTTATTGCTCATTCCTTCAAAGACTTGGCATGCAGCTTCATGT GTCCCAGGTTACAATAGGATGTGCTATGGTGATGTGCCACCGGTTTTACATGCGCCAATCTCATGCAAAAAATGACTGGCAG ACGATAGCAACTGCCAGTCTGTTCCTCGCTTGCAAAGCTGAAGATGAGCCGTGTCAACTGTCCAACGTTGTTGTTGCATCTTATGAAATAATCTTTGAGTGGGATCCTTCTGCCTCAATTAGAATTCATCAAACT GAATGCTACCATGAatttaaagaaattattttgGCCGGGGAGAGGCTTCTGCTGGACACAAGTGCTTTCCATCTCCTAGACGTTGAACTTCCCTACAAACCTCTGGCTGCAGCCTTGAATAGGCTGAACGCTTGGCCTGACCTTGCAACAGCTGCTTGGAATTTTGTGCATGACTG GCTTCGAACGACACTGTGTTTGCAGTACAAACCCCATGTTATCGCAACTGCCACTGTGCACCTAGCTGCCACGTTTCAGAACGCGAAAGTTGGCAGCAGGAGAGATTGGTGGTTGGAGTTTGGAGTAACCACCAAGTTATTAAAAG AGGTAATCCAGGAGATGTACATGCTGATAGAAGTGAACAGAAGGAGGGCTATGCCGCCTCCAAGAAGAGAAGTAGCATGGGCAGTACCTACAGTCATAAAGCCGCCGGTCCATTTTGCTAGAGGCTACCCGTTTCACAGCTACCCTATGCAGTCCTATAGACAGCCTGGCATCTGGTGA
- the LOC106425381 gene encoding blue copper protein-like, giving the protein MATRTRIFSFVFMMMSFTVLLGCCCSARIYKVGDSKGWTAKDDVYYAWAETDHKEFHVGDSLIFEYDPIINDVTQVSGALEYELCDYSSPQAVYNTGHDIVTLTEPGFHYFITSNQTQCVLGQKLDVLVIHDPSRPVPPPPPSKILPVGKTYKVGDSEGWKVYDSDFYNKWSEGKQYQVGDTLLFEYANEVNDVYEIIGDLEFITCDPTSPVAVHKTGHDLVRLTEPGVHYFITSQSGYCEAGLKLRVVVGPLAKAVSNPNFPKKMDLSAMERLNNWLQTFKSHH; this is encoded by the coding sequence ATGGCGACAAGAACGAGAATTTTCAGCTTCGTGTTCATGATGATGAGCTTCACGGTTCTCTTGGGTTGCTGCTGCTCGGCTAGGATCTACAAAGTTGGAGACTCCAAAGGATGGACTGCTAAGGACGATGTCTATTACGCTTGGGCCGAGACCGACCATAAGGAGTTCCACGTGGGAGATTCACTGATCTTTGAATACGATCCCATCATTAATGACGTGACTCAAGTTTCTGGTGCTTTGGAATACGAGTTATGCGACTATTCTTCTCCACAAGCCGTCTATAACACAGGACACGATATCGTGACTCTCACGGAACCAGGTTTTCACTACTTCATCACCTCAAACCAAACTCAATGCGTACTGGGACAGAAGCTCGACGTTCTTGTCATCCATGACCCATCACGTCCggttcctccaccaccaccgagCAAGATACTTCCTGTCGGAAAGACCTACAAGGTCGGAGACTCGGAAGGATGGAAAGTCTATGACAGTGACTTTTATAACAAGTGGAGCGAGGGGAAACAATATCAAGTCGGAGATACTTTGCTTTTCGAATACGCCAACGAAGTAAACGACGTTTATGAAATCATCGGTGATCTAGAGTTCATTACATGCGACCCAACATCTCCTGTAGCCGTGCACAAGACAGGACACGATCTTGTTAGGCTGACCGAACCAGGAGTTCATTATTTCATAACCTCACAGTCGGGTTATTGTGAGGCTGGACTTAAGCTTCGAGTGGTGGTGGGGCCACTAGCCAAAGCTGTTTCTAACCCTAATTTTCCCAAGAAAATGGACTTGTCAGCTATGGAGCGTCTCAACAACTGGTTACAGACTTTCAAATCCCATCATTAA
- the LOC106425346 gene encoding cyclin-T1-3 isoform X3: MVMCHRFYMRQSHAKNDWQTIATASLFLACKAEDEPCQLSNVVVASYEIIFEWDPSASIRIHQTECYHEFKEIILAGERLLLDTSAFHLLDVELPYKPLAAALNRLNAWPDLATAAWNFVHDWLRTTLCLQYKPHVIATATVHLAATFQNAKVGSRRDWWLEFGVTTKLLKEVIQEMYMLIEVNRRRAMPPPRREVAWAVPTVIKPPVHFARGYPFHSYPMQSYRQPGIW, translated from the exons ATGGTGATGTGCCACCGGTTTTACATGCGCCAATCTCATGCAAAAAATGACTGGCAG ACGATAGCAACTGCCAGTCTGTTCCTCGCTTGCAAAGCTGAAGATGAGCCGTGTCAACTGTCCAACGTTGTTGTTGCATCTTATGAAATAATCTTTGAGTGGGATCCTTCTGCCTCAATTAGAATTCATCAAACT GAATGCTACCATGAatttaaagaaattattttgGCCGGGGAGAGGCTTCTGCTGGACACAAGTGCTTTCCATCTCCTAGACGTTGAACTTCCCTACAAACCTCTGGCTGCAGCCTTGAATAGGCTGAACGCTTGGCCTGACCTTGCAACAGCTGCTTGGAATTTTGTGCATGACTG GCTTCGAACGACACTGTGTTTGCAGTACAAACCCCATGTTATCGCAACTGCCACTGTGCACCTAGCTGCCACGTTTCAGAACGCGAAAGTTGGCAGCAGGAGAGATTGGTGGTTGGAGTTTGGAGTAACCACCAAGTTATTAAAAG AGGTAATCCAGGAGATGTACATGCTGATAGAAGTGAACAGAAGGAGGGCTATGCCGCCTCCAAGAAGAGAAGTAGCATGGGCAGTACCTACAGTCATAAAGCCGCCGGTCCATTTTGCTAGAGGCTACCCGTTTCACAGCTACCCTATGCAGTCCTATAGACAGCCTGGCATCTGGTGA
- the LOC106425458 gene encoding lecithin-cholesterol acyltransferase-like 1, which yields MNKPSSLHLLLIAMLITATITLMSQATGNVHPLILIPGNGGNQLEARLDRDYKPSSIWCSSWLNPVRKKSDGWFRLWFDVSVLLSPFTKCFNERMMLYYDADLDDYQNAPGVQTRVSHFGSTKSLLYLDPRLRDATSYMSHLVNALGKGCGYVNDQTILGAPYDFRYGLAGSGHSTRVASQYLQDLKQLVEKASSENDGKPVILLSHSLGGLFVLHFLNRSSPSWRRKYIKHFVALAAPWGGTVEQMRTFASGNTLGVPFVNPLLVRPQQRRSESNQWLLPHSKVFHDRTKPLLVTPRVNYTAYEMDRFLADIGFSEGVVPYKTRVLPLTEEMVTPGVPVTCIYGKGVDTPGVLVYGEGGFDEQPEIKYGDGDGTVNLASLAALELVHEVESLKTVEIDGVSHTSILKDEMALKEIVEQIKIINSGLAKSRRGQSIIQVESK from the exons ATGAACAAACCATCTTCACTTCATTTGTTACTCATAGCGATGCTCATAACCGCGACAATCACTTTGATGAGTCAAGCTACAGGTAACGTCCACCCTCTTATTCTAATTCCAGGAAACGGAGGTAACCAGCTAGAGGCACGACTGGACCGAGACTACAAACCAAGCAGCATCTGGTGTAGCAGCTGGTTAAACCCGGTCCGTAAGAAGAGTGATGGATGGTTCAGGCTATGGTTTGATGTATCAGTGTTATTGTCTCCCTTCACCAAATGCTTCAACGAACGAATGATGTTGTACTATGACGCCGATTTAGATGATTACCAAAACGCCCCTGGTGTCCAGACCCGTGTTTCTCATTTCGGTTCGACCAAATCACTTCTTTACCTCGACCCTCGTCTCCG AGATGCTACATCTTACATGTCACATTTGGTGAACGCTCTAGGCAAAGGATGCGGGTATGTTAACGACCAAACCATCCTTGGAGCTCCATATGATTTCAGGTACGGCCTAGCCGGGTCGGGCCACTCGACCCGTGTAGCCTCACAATATCTACAAGACCTCAAACAGTTGGTAGAGAAAGCTAGCAGCGAGAACGATGGAAAGCCAGTGATACTCCTCTCCCATAGCCTAGGAGGCCTTTTCGTCCTCCATTTCCTGAACCGTAGCTCCCCTTCATGGCGCCGCAAGTACATCAAACACTTTGTTGCACTCGCTGCGCCGTGGGGCGGAACCGTTGAGCAGATGAGGACGTTTGCTTCTGGAAACACACTCGGTGTCCCTTTTGTTAACCCTTTGTTGGTCAGGCCGCAACAGAGAAGGTCCGAGAGTAACCAGTGGCTACTTCCACATTCCAAAGTGTTCCACGACAGAACTAAACCGCTTTTGGTTACTCCCCGGGTGAACTACACAGCTTATGAGATGGACAGGTTTCTTGCAGACATTGGGTTCTCTGAAGGAGTTGTACCTTACAAGACAAGAGTGTTGCCTTTAACAGAGGAAATGGTGACTCCGGGAGTGCCGGTGACTTGCATATATGGGAAAGGAGTTGATACGCCGGGGGTTTTGGTGTATGGAGAAGGAGGGTTTGATGAGCAACCAGAGATTAAGTATGGAGATGGAGACGGCACGGTTAACTTGGCGAGCTTAGCAGCTTTGGAGTTGGTTCACGAAGTTGAGAGTTTGAAAACCGTAGAGATTGATGGAGTCTCGCATACCTCTATACTTAAAGATGAGATGGCACTTAAAGAGATTGTGGAGCAGATAAAGATTATTAATTCTGGATTAGCTAAGAGTAGACGAGGACAGTCAATTATTCAGGTTGAAAGTAAGTAG
- the LOC106425460 gene encoding ubiquitin-fold modifier-conjugating enzyme 1 codes for MEGWDPSTKSTLTRIPLLTTKAGPRDGDAWKQRLKEEYKSLIAYTQMNKSNDNDWFRISAANPEGTRWTGKCWYVHNLLKYEFDLQFDIPVTYPATAPELELPEIDGKTQKMYRGGKICLTVHFKPLWAKNCPRFGIAHALCLGLAPWLAAEIPILVDSGMIKHKDDAASSAES; via the exons atGGAAGGATGGGATCCGAGCACGAAGTCGACGTTAACGCGAATCCCTCTTCTGACGACAAAAGCGGGGCCAAGAGACGGCGATGCATGGAAACAGAGGCTCAAAGAGGAGTACAAGTCTCTGATCGCGTATACCCAGATGAACAAGTCCAACGACAACGACTGGTTCCGCATCTCCGCCGCTAATCCCGAAGGTACGCGTTGGACTGGCAAGTGTTGGTACGTTCACAACCTCCTCAAATACGAGTTCGATCTCCAATTCGACATCCCTGTCACCTACCCCGCCACTGCTCCCGAGCTTGAGCTGCCTGAGATCGACGGCAAAACCCAAAAG ATGTATCGAGGTGGGAAGATCTGCCTGACTGTGCATTTCAAGCCGCTCTGGGCTAAAAACTG TCCTAGGTTTGGTATAGCACATGCGCTTTGTTTGGGTCTCGCTCCATGGCTTGCTGCAGAGATTCCAATTCTTGTGGACTCGGGCATGATTAAGCACAAAGATGACGCAGCCTCCTCTGCTGAATCTTAG